One window of the Cryptomeria japonica chromosome 7, Sugi_1.0, whole genome shotgun sequence genome contains the following:
- the LOC131052432 gene encoding protein Dr1 homolog produces MEPMDIVGKSKDDVSLPKATMFKIIKEMLPPDVRVARDCQDLFVECCVEFINLLSSESNEVCGKEEKRTIAPEHVLRALEVLGFGEYIEEVYAAYEQHKLETLDSPKAGRWASGAEMTEEEALAEQQRMFAEARARMNNGNANPPRQSDSD; encoded by the exons ATGGAACCCATGGATATCGTGGGTAAATCTAAGGACGACGTATCGCTTCCTAAAg CAACAATGTTTAAGATCATAAAAGAGATGCTTCCCCCTGATGTACGTGTTGCAAGAGATTGTCAGGATCTTTTCGTTGAGTGTTGTGTTG AGTTTATCAATCTGCTATCATCAGAATCTAATGAAGTTTGTGGCAAAGAGGAAAAACGCACAATCGCGCCTGAGCATGTTTTGAGAGCCTTGGAG GTTCTGGGATTTGGAGAGTATATTGAGGAGGTTTATGCTGCATATGAACAGCATAAACTTGAAACATTG GACTCTCCCAAAGCTGGGCGATGGGCTAGTGGAGCAGAGATGACTGAAGAAGAAGCTCTAGCCGAGCAACAAAGAATGTTTGCCGAGGCCCGTGCACGCATGAATAATGGGAATGCAAATCCTCCAAGGCAGTCAGATTCAGATTGA